The Saccharopolyspora gloriosae genome has a segment encoding these proteins:
- a CDS encoding substrate-binding domain-containing protein, whose translation MSATPRRGFLVGTGAFGATALLTGCLANDPPQQQPAAVAAGGDNAAPGPQVTIGFSAPAADHGWMAAMTTNARAQAEGLPDVTFRATEGGTDVNQQIAQVETLINEQVDVLVILPADGKALTDVARRATEAGIPVVNVDRVFDSPDAYRVWIGGDNHGMGVNAADHIAAELRRRNIADPVIAEIAGTDSLPLTQERSAGFREGLARHGMRVSRRVAADFTAESGERQATNLLQAAAHLDAVWNHDDDQGIGVLAGIAAAGREDFFLVGGAGSRDMMDRIKAGDGVVQATVLYNPSMCSSAISLARLLAQARGMSDLAEHEVPRSITTYSAVVTRANVDQYLDVGFAS comes from the coding sequence ATGTCCGCAACTCCTCGTCGCGGGTTCCTCGTCGGCACCGGTGCGTTCGGCGCGACCGCGCTGCTGACCGGCTGCCTGGCGAACGATCCGCCGCAACAGCAACCGGCCGCAGTCGCCGCAGGCGGCGACAACGCCGCACCCGGACCGCAGGTGACGATCGGGTTCTCCGCGCCCGCCGCCGATCACGGGTGGATGGCCGCGATGACCACCAACGCCCGCGCCCAGGCCGAAGGTCTGCCGGACGTCACGTTCCGGGCGACCGAAGGCGGCACCGACGTCAACCAGCAGATCGCCCAGGTCGAGACCCTGATCAACGAGCAGGTCGACGTGCTGGTGATCCTGCCCGCCGACGGCAAGGCGCTGACCGACGTGGCGCGGCGTGCCACCGAGGCCGGGATCCCCGTGGTCAACGTGGACCGCGTCTTCGACTCGCCCGACGCGTACCGGGTGTGGATCGGCGGCGACAACCACGGCATGGGCGTCAACGCCGCCGACCACATCGCCGCCGAGCTGCGCCGCCGCAACATCGCCGACCCGGTGATCGCCGAGATCGCGGGCACTGATTCGCTGCCGTTGACCCAGGAACGCAGCGCGGGTTTCCGCGAAGGCCTGGCGCGGCACGGAATGCGGGTGTCGCGGCGGGTCGCCGCCGACTTCACCGCCGAATCCGGTGAGCGGCAGGCGACGAACCTGCTGCAGGCAGCGGCGCACCTGGACGCGGTGTGGAACCACGACGACGACCAGGGGATCGGGGTGCTGGCGGGGATCGCGGCGGCCGGGCGCGAGGATTTCTTCCTCGTAGGCGGCGCGGGGTCGCGCGACATGATGGACCGCATCAAGGCCGGCGACGGCGTCGTGCAGGCCACGGTGCTCTACAACCCGTCGATGTGCTCGTCGGCGATCTCGCTGGCGCGGCTGCTCGCTCAGGCGCGCGGCATGTCCGACCTGGCCGAGCACGAGGTGCCGCGGTCGATCACGACCTATTCGGCCGTGGTGACTCGCGCCAACGTGGACCAGTACCTCGACGTCGGGTTCGCGTCGTGA
- a CDS encoding sugar phosphate isomerase/epimerase, with the protein MPRPVTLFTGQWADLPFEEVCRLAAEWGYDGLEIACSGDHFEVDRALAEDDYVRSRLGILESHGLKVWTISNHLVGQAVCDHPIDERHRNILPGRIWGDGEPEGVRTRAAEELKDTARAAAKLGVSTVVGFTGSSIWHTVAMFPPVPPEMIERGYADFAERWNPILDVFDEVGVRFAHEVHPSEIAYDYWTTQRALEAIGHRPAFGLNFDPSHFLWQDLDPVTFLWDFRDRIYHVDCKESVKQFNGRNGRLGSHLPWADLRRGWDFVSTGHGDVPWEPIFRGLNAIGYAGPISIEWEDAGMDRMIGAPDALAFVRKLTAIEPPEVAFDAAFATDK; encoded by the coding sequence ATGCCGAGACCGGTCACGTTGTTCACCGGCCAGTGGGCCGACCTGCCGTTCGAGGAGGTGTGCCGTCTTGCCGCCGAGTGGGGCTATGACGGGTTGGAGATCGCCTGTTCCGGGGACCACTTCGAAGTCGACCGCGCGTTGGCCGAGGACGACTACGTCCGATCCCGGCTCGGCATCCTCGAATCCCACGGGCTGAAGGTGTGGACGATCTCGAACCACCTGGTGGGGCAGGCGGTCTGCGATCATCCGATCGACGAGCGGCACCGCAACATCCTGCCGGGCCGCATCTGGGGCGACGGCGAGCCCGAGGGCGTGCGCACGCGCGCCGCGGAGGAGCTCAAGGACACCGCGCGTGCCGCCGCGAAGCTCGGGGTGTCCACCGTGGTCGGCTTCACGGGGTCCTCCATCTGGCACACGGTGGCGATGTTCCCGCCGGTGCCGCCGGAGATGATCGAGCGGGGTTACGCCGACTTCGCCGAGCGCTGGAACCCGATCCTGGACGTGTTCGACGAGGTGGGAGTGCGGTTCGCGCACGAGGTGCATCCGAGCGAGATCGCTTACGACTACTGGACCACGCAGCGTGCGTTGGAGGCGATCGGGCACCGTCCGGCGTTCGGGCTGAACTTCGACCCGAGCCACTTCCTCTGGCAGGACCTGGATCCGGTGACATTCCTGTGGGATTTCCGGGACCGCATCTACCACGTGGACTGCAAGGAATCGGTCAAGCAGTTCAACGGCCGCAACGGGCGGCTCGGCTCGCACCTGCCGTGGGCCGATCTCCGCCGCGGCTGGGACTTCGTTTCGACCGGACATGGTGACGTGCCGTGGGAGCCGATCTTCCGGGGGCTCAACGCGATCGGCTACGCGGGGCCGATTTCCATCGAGTGGGAGGACGCCGGCATGGACCGGATGATCGGTGCTCCGGACGCCCTGGCGTTCGTTCGGAAGCTGACCGCGATCGAGCCGCCGGAGGTCGCGTTCGACGCGGCGTTCGCCACGGACAAGTAG
- a CDS encoding DUF1272 domain-containing protein yields MRTACERCSAALPRDSTEAYICSYECTFCARCTTDMARTCPNCAGALERRPTRTG; encoded by the coding sequence ATGCGAACGGCGTGCGAACGGTGTTCCGCGGCACTGCCACGAGATTCGACGGAGGCCTACATCTGCTCCTACGAATGCACCTTCTGCGCGCGGTGCACCACCGACATGGCCCGCACCTGCCCCAATTGCGCAGGCGCACTGGAACGGCGGCCGACCCGCACCGGGTGA
- a CDS encoding tetratricopeptide repeat protein, which yields MGRESELDALTEAMRRAVETGTTVVLSALGGVGGVGKTWLALHWAHQHADLFPDGQLFVNLRGFDPSDKPVTSRDAVRGFLDALGIAPDETPPDLDAQIGLYRSLVAGKRMLVVLDNARDSDQVTPLLPGSATCTVLVTSRDRMAGLVTRHHANPVTVDALDRAHSEELLARRLGQERLDAEPDAVRDLVQWCAGLPLALSIVAGRAILDPHVPLTELAEELRNSSSRLDAFDEGTPATCLEAVLSWSCRALPPEQVEVFSLVGSAPGTDISVDAAASLTSLPVPKVRSILRALERVSLLQHHAAGRFRMHDLVRLHASERAQHDHTPSQREAALGRLMEHFVRTAHAADLLIAPHHAPIELGDLREGCLPKQLSTEDEAWQWFAAERANLTAAQHVAVGHGWHRAVWQLAWTLTTFQLRQGHLHDNLAAWEAGAQASAHLGDLRTKTRSYRHLGRACAQLNLHEQALQHLQAGLASAEEDGDRLGQAHTHRAIAVARERQGDYHRALEHALLALELYDELKIEVGGSHALNEVGWYSAKLGDFDTGHDHCSIALQRSREAGDRSGTGSALLSLGYIAEQTGRSADAVILYEKSLELFRELGDTSSEADLLEHLGHSLLASDPRRAREAWEGALALYAAQHRRTDAERLRSALDSLSDAATGD from the coding sequence GTGGGCCGCGAGAGTGAGCTCGACGCGTTGACCGAGGCCATGCGCAGGGCTGTCGAGACGGGAACGACGGTGGTTCTCTCAGCGCTCGGAGGCGTCGGCGGGGTCGGGAAGACCTGGCTGGCGCTGCACTGGGCGCACCAGCACGCCGACCTGTTCCCGGACGGCCAGCTCTTCGTGAACCTCCGGGGCTTCGACCCGTCGGACAAGCCGGTCACCTCGCGCGATGCGGTACGGGGCTTTCTCGACGCATTGGGGATCGCTCCGGACGAGACTCCCCCTGACCTCGACGCCCAAATCGGCCTGTACCGAAGTCTTGTCGCCGGTAAGCGAATGCTGGTCGTGCTGGACAATGCCCGCGACAGCGACCAGGTCACGCCGCTGCTGCCGGGCAGCGCGACGTGCACCGTGCTGGTGACCAGCCGCGATCGCATGGCCGGACTCGTCACCCGGCACCACGCGAACCCCGTCACCGTGGATGCGCTGGACCGTGCGCACTCGGAAGAATTGCTGGCCCGGAGGCTCGGACAGGAACGGCTCGACGCCGAGCCGGACGCGGTGCGGGATCTGGTGCAGTGGTGCGCGGGGCTGCCGCTGGCGCTGAGCATCGTCGCCGGACGCGCCATCCTGGACCCGCACGTCCCGCTCACGGAGCTGGCCGAAGAACTGCGCAACAGCTCTTCACGCCTCGACGCCTTCGACGAAGGAACTCCGGCCACGTGCCTGGAGGCCGTGCTGTCGTGGTCCTGTCGTGCGCTGCCGCCGGAACAGGTGGAGGTGTTCAGCCTCGTCGGTTCAGCTCCCGGGACGGATATCAGCGTCGATGCGGCCGCCAGCCTGACGAGCCTGCCGGTGCCGAAGGTGCGATCGATACTGCGTGCGCTGGAGCGCGTGTCACTGCTGCAGCACCACGCGGCGGGCCGGTTCCGGATGCACGACCTGGTGCGGCTGCACGCCTCCGAACGAGCACAACACGATCACACTCCGAGTCAGCGGGAGGCCGCGCTGGGCCGGCTGATGGAGCACTTCGTCCGGACGGCCCATGCAGCCGACCTGCTCATCGCCCCGCACCACGCTCCGATCGAACTCGGCGACCTCCGGGAAGGATGCCTCCCGAAGCAATTGTCCACTGAGGATGAAGCGTGGCAGTGGTTCGCGGCTGAACGCGCCAACCTCACGGCAGCCCAGCACGTCGCGGTCGGTCACGGCTGGCATCGCGCCGTCTGGCAGCTGGCGTGGACGCTGACCACATTCCAGCTGCGCCAAGGACATTTGCACGACAACCTCGCCGCCTGGGAAGCCGGTGCGCAAGCCTCCGCGCATCTCGGTGACCTCCGGACCAAGACGCGGTCGTATCGCCATCTCGGCAGGGCGTGCGCCCAGCTGAACCTGCACGAACAAGCCCTGCAGCACCTGCAAGCAGGGCTGGCCAGCGCCGAGGAGGACGGCGACCGCCTCGGGCAGGCTCACACCCATCGAGCCATCGCCGTTGCCCGGGAGCGGCAGGGCGATTACCACCGCGCGCTGGAACACGCGCTGCTCGCACTGGAGCTCTACGACGAGCTCAAGATCGAGGTCGGCGGGTCCCACGCCCTCAACGAAGTCGGCTGGTACTCGGCGAAGCTCGGCGACTTCGACACCGGCCACGACCACTGCAGCATCGCGCTCCAGCGGTCCCGAGAAGCAGGTGATCGCAGCGGCACAGGTTCTGCGCTGCTGAGCCTGGGCTACATCGCCGAGCAGACCGGGCGTTCGGCGGACGCGGTGATCCTCTACGAAAAGAGCCTCGAACTGTTCCGCGAACTCGGCGACACCTCCTCCGAAGCCGACTTGCTCGAACACCTCGGTCACAGCCTCCTGGCATCCGATCCGCGCCGAGCTCGCGAAGCTTGGGAAGGCGCCCTCGCCCTCTACGCGGCCCAGCACCGGCGAACCGACGCTGAACGGCTGCGCAGCGCACTGGATTCGCTGTCAGACGCCGCCACCGGCGACTGA
- a CDS encoding ABC transporter permease, with protein MNEQTLTPVDTQPSRLGSWWARADIRLIALVLVLVGLCVVGYATRPDAFLTEGNISTVLRLAAAIGVVSVGMTFVISAGGIDLSVGSMVALCSVWMTTWAAQSYGVVVMVVCALLVGTGCGLVNGLLVAYGRVVPFIATLAMMASARGLAERISGRQTQVVDVPAFGAVFQADLLGVPVLIWIFAAVFAGGWTLLNRTTFGRRTLAVGGNAEAARLAGINVRRHTALVYALAGLCCGIAAIMVVARTTSGASTNGLFYELDAIAAVVIGGTLLAGGRGSMTGTVIGVLIFTTLSNVFTLNNLETDVQNIVKGAIIVLAVLLQARTRRRSSFS; from the coding sequence ATGAACGAGCAGACCCTCACCCCGGTCGACACCCAGCCGTCGCGGTTGGGCAGCTGGTGGGCGCGCGCCGACATCAGGTTGATCGCGCTGGTGCTCGTCCTGGTCGGACTGTGCGTGGTCGGCTACGCGACCCGGCCGGACGCGTTCCTGACCGAGGGCAACATCTCCACCGTGCTGCGGCTGGCCGCCGCCATCGGAGTCGTCAGCGTCGGCATGACCTTCGTGATCTCGGCGGGCGGGATCGACCTGTCGGTCGGATCGATGGTGGCGCTGTGCAGCGTGTGGATGACCACCTGGGCCGCCCAGTCCTACGGGGTGGTCGTGATGGTGGTGTGCGCGCTGCTGGTCGGAACCGGCTGCGGCCTGGTCAACGGGCTGCTCGTCGCCTACGGCCGGGTGGTGCCGTTCATCGCGACGCTGGCGATGATGGCTTCGGCGCGCGGGCTGGCCGAGCGGATCAGCGGCAGGCAGACGCAGGTGGTCGACGTTCCGGCGTTCGGTGCGGTCTTCCAAGCCGACCTGCTCGGTGTTCCAGTGCTGATCTGGATCTTCGCCGCGGTGTTCGCGGGCGGCTGGACCCTGCTCAACCGCACCACGTTCGGCCGCCGGACCCTGGCGGTCGGCGGCAACGCCGAAGCGGCTCGGCTGGCCGGGATCAACGTGCGGCGGCACACCGCGCTGGTCTACGCGCTGGCCGGACTCTGCTGCGGCATCGCGGCGATCATGGTGGTGGCGCGCACCACCTCCGGCGCTTCCACCAACGGCCTGTTCTACGAGTTGGACGCGATCGCCGCGGTCGTCATCGGCGGAACCTTGCTGGCCGGTGGGCGCGGCAGCATGACCGGCACCGTGATCGGCGTGTTGATCTTCACGACGTTGAGCAACGTGTTCACGCTCAACAACCTCGAAACCGACGTTCAGAACATCGTCAAGGGCGCGATCATCGTGCTCGCCGTGCTCTTGCAGGCGCGCACTCGCCGCCGCAGTTCGTTCAGCTGA
- a CDS encoding ROK family protein, which produces MQPENAHQARLLTSLRFNGAQSAAELATQMSLSRSKIGQELARLQESGFVEPAGKAASQGGRRSGLMQLSRRLRFVGVDIGATSLDVGVTDGRLEFVTHTSETINIEDGPETILGRAVEMIDKLRAEGHLPELDGVGVGVPGPVSFRDGFTVSPPIMPGWDRYPVREYFMQQLDCPVLLDNDVNLMAIGEMYCGLARSVPDFLFVKIGTGIGCGIVTGGRVLRGSNGSAGDIGHIAVQGTGPVCGCGRTGCLEAWFSGASLSRDATALARSGDSPGLHELLGDRDALTARDVGIAMRNGDPQALGLVRDGGRRVGRVLAGLVNFANPGMIVVGGGVAGLGHPLLAEVRSELYRRSTPLATSNLPVALSELGGHAGVIGAAGLINDHVLGVNLAS; this is translated from the coding sequence GTGCAACCAGAGAATGCCCACCAAGCCCGCTTGCTCACGTCGTTGCGGTTCAACGGGGCTCAATCCGCCGCGGAACTGGCCACGCAGATGTCCCTGTCCCGCTCCAAGATCGGCCAAGAGCTGGCCCGGTTGCAGGAGTCGGGATTCGTCGAACCGGCGGGCAAAGCCGCATCGCAGGGCGGGCGGCGCTCCGGTCTGATGCAGTTGTCCCGGCGGCTGCGCTTCGTCGGCGTCGACATCGGAGCCACCTCGCTGGACGTCGGAGTCACCGATGGGCGGCTCGAATTCGTCACGCACACCAGCGAGACGATCAACATCGAGGACGGCCCGGAGACCATACTCGGGCGTGCGGTCGAGATGATCGACAAGCTGCGCGCCGAAGGCCACCTGCCGGAACTCGACGGCGTCGGGGTGGGTGTGCCGGGGCCGGTGAGCTTCCGCGACGGATTCACCGTGTCCCCGCCGATCATGCCGGGGTGGGATCGCTACCCGGTACGCGAATACTTCATGCAGCAGTTGGACTGCCCGGTGCTGCTCGACAACGACGTGAACCTGATGGCGATCGGCGAGATGTACTGCGGCCTCGCCCGATCCGTTCCCGACTTCCTGTTCGTCAAGATCGGCACCGGCATCGGCTGCGGGATCGTCACCGGCGGCCGGGTGCTGCGCGGCAGCAACGGGAGCGCCGGCGATATCGGGCACATCGCGGTGCAGGGCACCGGCCCGGTGTGCGGCTGCGGGCGGACGGGCTGCTTGGAGGCGTGGTTCAGCGGCGCGTCGTTGTCCCGGGATGCCACCGCGCTCGCGCGCAGCGGCGACTCACCCGGACTGCACGAGCTGCTCGGTGATCGGGACGCGCTCACCGCGCGCGACGTGGGAATCGCGATGCGCAACGGTGATCCGCAGGCGCTCGGGCTGGTGCGCGACGGCGGCCGCAGGGTGGGTCGGGTGCTGGCCGGGCTGGTCAACTTCGCCAACCCCGGGATGATCGTGGTCGGCGGGGGTGTGGCCGGTCTGGGACACCCGCTGCTGGCGGAAGTCCGCAGTGAGCTGTATCGGCGCTCGACGCCGCTGGCCACCAGCAACCTGCCGGTGGCGCTGTCCGAACTGGGCGGACACGCCGGAGTCATCGGCGCCGCCGGGCTGATCAACGATCACGTGCTCGGCGTCAACCTCGCATCGTGA
- a CDS encoding ThuA domain-containing protein, which yields MNAGKKRGLGLSLALLAAAAPAAPAWADHDDSDEASVLVFSKTAGFRHDSIESGIAAIERLGREDGFAVESTEDSSAFTDDALARYDAVVWLSTTGDVLDPAQEAAFERYIRGGGGFFGVHAAADTEYDWPFYGELVGAYFASHPEVQPATVRVEDHEHDSTAHLPSDWPRTDEWYNFATNPRGDTHVLAVLDESSYDPGEGAMGDHPIAWCRTVDAGRAYYTGGGHTAESFTEPNFLRHLLGGIRTAAGQTPC from the coding sequence GTGAACGCCGGGAAGAAGAGAGGACTCGGCCTGTCGTTGGCGTTGCTCGCGGCGGCGGCGCCGGCCGCCCCGGCGTGGGCGGACCATGACGACTCGGATGAAGCGAGCGTGCTGGTCTTCTCCAAGACCGCCGGGTTCCGCCACGATTCCATCGAGTCCGGCATCGCGGCGATCGAGCGGCTCGGCCGGGAGGACGGTTTCGCCGTCGAGTCCACTGAGGACTCGTCCGCGTTCACCGACGACGCGCTCGCGCGCTACGACGCGGTGGTGTGGCTGTCCACGACCGGAGATGTGCTCGATCCAGCCCAGGAAGCCGCTTTCGAGCGCTACATCCGCGGTGGCGGCGGGTTCTTCGGCGTGCACGCGGCCGCCGACACCGAGTACGACTGGCCGTTCTACGGTGAGCTCGTCGGCGCGTACTTCGCGAGCCACCCGGAGGTCCAGCCGGCCACGGTCCGGGTGGAGGACCACGAGCACGACTCCACGGCGCACCTGCCGAGCGACTGGCCCCGCACCGACGAGTGGTACAACTTCGCCACCAATCCCCGTGGTGACACGCACGTGCTGGCCGTCCTCGACGAATCCAGCTACGACCCCGGTGAAGGCGCGATGGGCGACCATCCGATCGCCTGGTGCCGCACCGTCGACGCCGGCCGCGCCTACTACACCGGCGGCGGCCACACCGCGGAGTCCTTCACCGAACCGAATTTCCTGCGTCACCTGCTCGGCGGCATCCGCACCGCCGCCGGGCAGACCCCCTGCTGA
- a CDS encoding thymidine kinase has protein sequence MAKLYFRYGAMNSGKSTALIQVAHNYKERGQRVLVVKPTVDTKSPLVLSRIMVTREVDLVLDEEAALRDSVLAVGAPDCVLVDEAQFLTEQQVEDLFRLAVLDGIPVIAYGLRSDFRTRGFPGSLRLMELAHSIEELKTICRCGRKATMNARTVNGAFTQAGSQVVIDGEVGYESMCGTCYLLKVGTLG, from the coding sequence GTGGCGAAGCTCTATTTCCGGTACGGGGCGATGAACTCCGGCAAGTCGACGGCGCTGATCCAAGTGGCGCACAACTACAAAGAGCGTGGTCAGCGCGTTCTCGTGGTGAAGCCGACGGTCGACACCAAAAGTCCGCTGGTGCTGTCGCGGATCATGGTGACCCGGGAGGTCGACCTCGTCCTGGACGAGGAGGCCGCCCTGCGGGACTCCGTGCTGGCCGTGGGCGCGCCCGACTGCGTGCTCGTCGACGAGGCGCAGTTCCTCACCGAGCAGCAGGTCGAGGACCTGTTCCGGCTCGCCGTGCTGGACGGGATCCCGGTGATCGCCTACGGGCTGCGCAGCGACTTCCGCACCCGCGGCTTCCCCGGAAGCCTGCGGCTGATGGAGCTGGCGCACTCCATCGAGGAACTCAAGACGATCTGCCGCTGCGGCCGGAAAGCGACGATGAACGCACGCACCGTCAACGGCGCCTTCACCCAGGCGGGCAGCCAGGTCGTCATCGACGGCGAAGTCGGCTACGAATCCATGTGCGGCACCTGCTACTTGCTGAAGGTCGGCACTCTGGGGTGA
- a CDS encoding sugar ABC transporter ATP-binding protein, translated as MTRSRTAELLAMSGIVKIFPGVRALDGVELRVRPGEVHCLLGQNGAGKSTLIKVLSGAHTPDGGTIRWQGEEIALSAPSAALRRGIAAMYQELDLVPGLSVAENIFLGHERSTAGFSRRRWTRAEAARLLARLGHPEIDPDREVGGLSAATRQLVSMARALGRRARLIVMDEPTAALSAGEVDNLFRVIGELTADGVSVIYISHRMAEIRRIADRVTVIKDGRTVAAGLPVAEAPTSELVALMTGGAPPELEAVGSAATERPVLEVRGLGRRGEFADVSFTVHAGEIYGFAGLVGCGRSELLETVFGARTPDSGEIRVAGQRVRPGSVPAAVAAGIGLTPEERKSQALLPRLALSANVTLASLRRFSRLGFTDRAKEIAETRHVTEQLQLRPADPDRPIAAFSGGNQQKAVIGRWVLRGCRVLLLDEPTRGVDVGARAELYALMRGLAADGIAIVVVSSDIPEVLALADRVLVLRDGEMVHTAAAAEITESDVLDLVMEAA; from the coding sequence ATGACGCGATCGCGGACGGCTGAGCTGCTGGCGATGTCCGGCATCGTGAAGATCTTCCCGGGAGTGCGCGCCCTCGACGGCGTGGAGCTGCGGGTGCGCCCGGGTGAGGTGCACTGCCTGCTCGGGCAGAACGGCGCCGGGAAGTCCACCTTGATCAAGGTGCTGTCCGGGGCGCACACCCCGGACGGCGGCACGATCCGGTGGCAGGGGGAGGAGATCGCGCTGTCGGCTCCCTCCGCCGCGCTGCGGCGGGGCATCGCGGCGATGTACCAGGAACTGGACCTGGTTCCCGGCTTGTCGGTGGCGGAGAACATCTTCCTCGGTCACGAACGGTCCACCGCCGGATTCAGCCGCCGCCGCTGGACACGCGCCGAGGCGGCGCGGCTGCTGGCGAGGTTGGGCCATCCGGAGATCGACCCGGACCGCGAGGTCGGCGGCTTATCTGCGGCGACCCGGCAGCTGGTGTCGATGGCCCGGGCGCTGGGACGGCGGGCGCGGCTGATCGTGATGGACGAGCCCACCGCGGCGCTGTCGGCCGGTGAGGTCGACAACCTGTTCCGCGTCATCGGCGAACTCACCGCCGACGGAGTCTCGGTGATCTACATTTCCCATCGCATGGCCGAAATCCGCCGCATCGCCGATCGCGTGACGGTCATCAAGGACGGCCGCACGGTCGCCGCCGGGCTGCCGGTGGCGGAGGCGCCGACTAGCGAGCTCGTCGCCTTGATGACCGGTGGCGCACCGCCGGAACTGGAGGCGGTGGGCAGCGCCGCCACCGAGCGGCCGGTGCTGGAGGTGCGCGGACTCGGCCGCCGAGGCGAGTTCGCGGACGTGAGCTTCACCGTGCACGCGGGGGAGATCTACGGATTCGCCGGTCTCGTCGGCTGCGGGCGCAGCGAACTGCTGGAGACGGTTTTTGGTGCCAGGACACCGGATTCAGGTGAGATTCGGGTCGCGGGACAGCGGGTGCGGCCCGGTTCCGTCCCGGCGGCCGTGGCGGCGGGCATCGGGCTGACGCCTGAAGAGCGCAAGAGCCAAGCGTTGCTGCCGCGGCTGGCGCTGTCCGCCAACGTCACCTTGGCGTCGCTGCGGCGATTCAGCCGGCTCGGTTTCACCGATCGCGCCAAGGAGATCGCCGAGACCCGGCACGTCACCGAACAGCTGCAGCTGCGGCCGGCAGACCCGGACCGGCCGATCGCCGCGTTCTCCGGCGGAAACCAGCAGAAGGCCGTCATCGGGCGGTGGGTGCTGCGCGGCTGCCGGGTGCTGCTGCTCGACGAACCCACCCGTGGCGTCGACGTCGGTGCCCGGGCGGAGCTGTACGCGCTGATGCGGGGCCTCGCGGCCGACGGCATCGCGATCGTGGTGGTCTCCAGCGACATCCCGGAGGTGCTGGCGCTGGCCGACCGGGTGCTCGTGCTCCGCGACGGCGAGATGGTGCACACCGCGGCCGCCGCCGAGATCACCGAATCCGACGTCCTGGATCTGGTCATGGAGGCTGCGTGA
- a CDS encoding Gfo/Idh/MocA family protein: MNTLGVALVGHAFMGVAHSQAWRTVSRVFDLPAQPEMVVLCGRRREAVHAAADRLGWQEASDDWKSVLLRDDVHVVDICTPGDSHAEIAMSALEAGKHVLCEKPLANSVAEAVAMAEAADRARRNGIQAMVGFNYRRVPALSLARELIEQGRLGRIRHVRAQYLQDWLLDPQAPLTWRLRAERAGSGALGDLGAHLVDLAQFLLDEDVVSVCGLVDTFVAERPLVDDAERTGPVTVDDATNFTARFRDGALGTFEATRYAAGRKNGLRIEINGSSGSLAFDFESMNELSFYDATEDDRTAGFRRIVVTEADHPYLKAWYPPGHVLGYEHTFTHQLRDFVTAIAERATPSPDFGAGLRVQRVLDAVQRSAAHHSRWIPVGDGR; this comes from the coding sequence ATGAACACACTCGGTGTCGCCCTGGTGGGTCACGCCTTCATGGGAGTCGCCCACTCGCAAGCGTGGCGGACCGTGAGCCGGGTCTTCGACCTCCCGGCGCAGCCGGAAATGGTGGTGCTGTGCGGGCGGCGCAGAGAGGCCGTGCACGCCGCCGCCGACCGGCTCGGCTGGCAGGAAGCCAGCGACGACTGGAAATCCGTGCTGTTGCGCGACGACGTGCACGTCGTTGACATCTGCACGCCGGGTGACAGCCACGCCGAGATCGCGATGAGCGCGCTGGAAGCGGGCAAGCACGTGCTGTGCGAGAAGCCGCTGGCGAACTCGGTCGCCGAAGCGGTGGCGATGGCGGAGGCGGCGGATCGCGCGCGGCGCAACGGAATTCAGGCGATGGTCGGGTTCAACTACCGCCGGGTCCCGGCGTTGTCGCTGGCCCGCGAGCTGATCGAACAGGGCAGGCTGGGCCGGATCCGGCACGTGCGAGCGCAGTACCTGCAGGACTGGCTGCTCGATCCGCAGGCGCCGCTGACCTGGCGGTTGCGTGCCGAACGGGCCGGTTCCGGGGCGCTCGGCGATCTGGGCGCGCACCTGGTCGATCTCGCGCAGTTCCTGTTGGACGAGGACGTCGTCAGCGTCTGCGGCCTGGTCGACACCTTCGTGGCCGAGCGGCCGCTGGTCGATGACGCCGAGCGCACCGGCCCGGTCACGGTGGACGACGCGACGAACTTCACCGCTCGGTTCCGCGACGGAGCGCTCGGGACGTTCGAAGCGACCCGCTACGCCGCCGGGCGCAAGAACGGCCTGCGCATCGAGATCAACGGCAGCTCGGGCAGCCTCGCGTTCGACTTCGAGTCGATGAACGAACTGTCCTTCTACGACGCGACCGAAGACGACCGCACCGCCGGGTTCCGGCGCATCGTGGTCACCGAAGCCGACCACCCGTACTTGAAGGCCTGGTACCCGCCGGGGCACGTGCTCGGGTACGAGCACACCTTCACCCACCAGCTGCGGGACTTCGTCACCGCCATCGCCGAGCGCGCCACCCCCAGCCCGGACTTCGGCGCGGGTCTGCGGGTGCAACGGGTCCTCGACGCGGTGCAGCGCAGCGCCGCCCATCACAGCAGATGGATACCGGTTGGAGACGGCAGATGA